A region from the Metopolophium dirhodum isolate CAU chromosome 9, ASM1992520v1, whole genome shotgun sequence genome encodes:
- the LOC132953005 gene encoding uncharacterized protein LOC132953005, giving the protein MPDFDSTFMANWPMKNEQMFLNVSKCLLEDSFVSLVENWFMSIGGNSVKDNLKRVLSNIFSNEFAIHCSWTGRGKNVTTKLCDSKIVIVLKRCIKNQKEYSDALFESCLADWFRYATTRHKRSLD; this is encoded by the exons ATGCCTGATTTTGATAGCACTTTTATGGCAAATTGGCCCATGAAAAACGAGCAAATGTTTCTAAATGTTTCTAAATGTTTATTAGAGGATTCGTTTGTTTCTTTAGTA GAAAATTGGTTTATGTCTATTGGCGGAAATTCAGTAAAAGACAATTTGAAGAGAGTTCTTAGTAACATTTTTAGTAATGAGTTTGCCATACATTGTTCTTGGACGGGAAGAGGAAAAAATGTTACTACCAAATTATGTGACTCCAAAATTGTGAttgtattaaaaa ggtgtataaaaaatcaaaaagaatACAGTGATGCTTTATTTGAATCGTGTTTGGCTGATTGGTTCCGTTATGCCACAACAAGACACAAGAGATCGTTAGAttga